GGATCGACCGTATTTACATCGAAAAAATTCACTTCCGTCGTCTCGTTCCAACTTTTTACGCACACCCGACGGTCCGGACGCACCGTGGCGATCGATTACGTGCACAAATATAACTGAAAATGACCTTTTCGACCTGGAAATAACTAAAGAACCATATTTTGTTCACAATTCACACATGTGGTCGGACGCCCAAAAAGGTATTTTCCGCAACACAGACGGATCTCGCGGAAGGCTGTGACTTCTTATTTTACAGGGGACATTTTGTCACCAGATGGCGTTAAAACATCACTGACAGCGAGCGCGTTCAAATTAAAAGCTCGAAAAATCCCAATTACAGAAAAGCTAGTCTATAATTTGAATTTCCTTGtacatttttacaatatttaggGGATTGCCAAGGTGTGCATTTACAACAAAAGGCGTATGAATTTAAATTCAGTAAGCGTTTGACATAACTTTCTCTAAATCGCGAACGCAGCCACTGTAAAAATCACATTTCATTCCTATATCTTGGCGACCATTTGGCGACCTTGCAAATTTTGTAAATGTAACCTATTTCAAGTGGTGTATTTGTGAAGTAGATCAAAACGGAATaggaaaaataatttattttagaaaatgGGAATTTTCTATGATaatgtttaaaatctatttcatAGCAACCAATATTTTTAatctattatcttatattttattgtctATGACTCGATACACGTTGCAACACTAAACAATCGTTCAGAAATTGTTTTACATTCGCCTTTTTCCTTTTTCAATAAAACCTTTTTCTTTTACCATGATTCTATTAACTAGTATCAAACCTTCTTATTTAATCCTATACTTACAGATGACCTACAGTGAGTAGTGACTGGCAAACAAATTGAGCAAAATGCACAATGTTGATTTTTGGCAGACTAAAGAAGACGCGAGCTTTTTTTTCTGGTCGGTGAATGCGAGGGTATTTCCAGGTATTTCTACCGCAGGGCCGCAGGGAGCACCTatgcgattggttgatcagtcgccaactattcatttattatttccCGCGAAGGAACGTGCCAATTTTCCCCTAGCGCTTTTTCCTCAAAATATGTTTTCGCTGTTTGCCGGTCATTGTACAGCCAGGTACCTAACTAAGGCTACAGATTCGTCTATCATCATTTTTCAAAACAACTCATTTAGTCTGACTTGCAAAAAGTTTGATAGATACTAGAAGGCAATCTTTTGGGTATGAAATTGTTAAAATATATCCCATACTGTGACGGCAAAATCAAACATTTCCAAGACTTATCCAAGCCTTGGAAGTTTAGATTTGCTGCCAAATTATTTGATGCAGTCTTCTGCATTTTACGGAGAAATCGTAGCTTTTACGTATCGTTCGTAACTTTTCGGACCAATGAATACTTAACACTTGCAAGATACTGTAAGCTAAGTGGAGTAAAATTAACCAttattaaacattatttttttgtattaataaaCGATAGCAAAAAATATGCCTTGtacaataggtataataagaATATCAAACTTccacaaccgcaccgcacgccacagCAAGCAATatcacctgggtgcctggtgcacttcgaccacccgttgtgccagatccttttttccacgcacatgcaaactgtggaatcaactcccttttgcggtgtttccattagattacaacatggggttattcaagattaaattaccaaaaaattcctgaaaggccggcaacgcattgacagttcctctggtactgctaATGTTCATAggtggtggtaatcacttaacatcataCTACCttgtgcggtgaatactaccttagtgatacccgcgcaaccgccagtccgttgaggaacaaacacaggttttattggatgcaagccccacataacgcctccgtttcccctgacggaagggtatgcgttaggcatttcctgtgtataaaaaaaaaggtgacccgcctgctcgtttgctcgctatttttctCCTCCTTTTCTAAAAACCTCTTACCAAAGTTGTTTATGGATAAGCGCTTTCTGGGTTAGTCGGGCAATACATTCCCAAGAAGTTCCGACAATTTCTACAATAATGGTAGACGTCTTTACAGGATCTTAACAAATATGGTAATGGGGCACATATCCAGCAGCATAGCAAACATAGTATGCAAGCGCATAAGTGAGTGCAAAGGGTTATTTTGCTTGCCACTACAGTCATCCCCGTGTAACCACACTCAGGGCAAACAATAGCCATTGGTGTAAAACCAAAGTTATAAACTCTCGCTGGAGGAGGTGGTAAAGGATTATCAACGTAAATATCAAACGCCGTTGCATAATTAGGCGGCGGGGTGTGCTGAATGTATGATGGAGAAGGAATAAAAGTTCCCATCAATCTAGGCCTTCTTCGTACTGCCATTTGTCTTAATACAAACGAGTAGGATGGGGGAGCACTTATCAGTGAATCTGGGGGAGTAATTTCTGAATAGTTCCTGGTATTGAACCAAAGTTGTGGATTATTGATCCTTTTGTCAGCCATAACTAAACTTAAGGAGCTCTCGTTTAATTTAGCTAATGCTTGCAAGAATAATGGCAGTGGTGCGTTCGATAAAGGCATGTTTAAGGACATAGGAGAGGGTAAAGACGATATTCGTAACGGTTGATTAGTTATTGGAGCTTCTAATCGTTTAATTAGTACTGGAGGTATTGACGATGTTCCAGCATTGAATAACGATTCTTCGTTCTCAAGTTTGATTCTTGGTACCATAGTATCGGTTTGAGTTTCAGGTAAATCTAATCTTTGAGCACATATTTCTCTAGAAGTTATAGATGTCTCGTCTTCCTCTGGGTTTGCATGGAGTTCTTGTGTGATAGGAATAGAAATGGTATTGGTGCTTGCAGGAGGATTATCACTTTTCTGATTATccattatttatttgtgaaaaaaGGTTACCAattgtaagtaataattttaattaaatataaataatgaagTAAATATTTCAATGTTGATTTTTATATGCTTTGCATTTGCATTTTAAATTGCACCTCAGTCCACATACTCTTTGCCTCAGTCTTtgcctaacaaaaaaaaaactatatctatGGTTAACGGAAAgtggaaaacatttttttcaaaagattttaCTAGTGcatcaatttaaataaaaattgcgtattatttttcataaattttacaatattttatttacattttattcaaaggatatgttaaaaaaaaaaaatttttgactAATTAATACACATGGCAATACTTGATAACTTTTGTCAGAAAAACTGACGCTTCCGGTCCTTTCATTCCTTCGTGGCATGGCGGATGGTCTTTACCGCCGCCTATAGTGTTTTTTAGGAGGAATAACCTCGCTTAAAAAGCGAAAAATGGTAAGTTCTTGTTTTTCAAAAGTGCTTAAACTATTAAAATCACATTTCACAATAAAGACTGCGGAGTGAAAGTGTTCGTAATAAGAAACTAACATGGTGCTTCGTCCACGTGTTTCTAAAAGAATCGCTTGAAAATATCAACAATTTCATGAGTTTCAGTGAGTTTTATACATCTAGTACAATTTTCAGAGCCTAATTAACGATTATTGAAACCCTGATTGTCGTTTCTATCTGTTAATTTCGGTAATCATTGTGTTTTGAAAATGGCATATGAACCACATTTGACAACTTAAAACTTTGTTTTTGTCGATTATCGAGGGATTTTGAAAGAACTAGTGGGTGAATTCAAAGTTAATTCGCATTAAATAAGCAAGCTAGCTTATTTACATCCTGTATTAGAGTATAATATTGGTATTTCATTGGTTATGTTGAGGTTAAGTTCTTCCGGTATAAATGGAAATACTAGTCTCATGCCGTGTATGCTTAGTTTACTGTGTGGAATTCTATGAAGGTGTCATAGGTTCCAATACTGACCAAGTAAACCTCTCAAATTCACCATCAATTTATGAATAATTCATACTGAATCCTGACTGTAAACTcacattaaaatgtgttcatgaacaaatataattagtgttttcaaagtaagttaactataccaattggggtatcatttgaaagggctttacctgtacgttctaaaacagatttttatttatttttatgcatatctgttgatttattgtgcaaaatgcaaaaaaatactagagtatggaacccttggtgAAGTCTGTGGAACCCTTGGTGGAGTCTGATTTGCACTTCGCCGGTTTTAGTTCATGCTATCCCCTAACTCTTCCTGGTTGTGCCTTGTCTGGCCTTCCAGGCACTGACAGGGGTATATTAACATTCCTTTAGGAAACAACACTAAGCATTAAGCTGGTGATGTGTCGACATATGGAATACAGTTCAttcatactataataatattataaatgcaaaagtgtgtctttctgtctgtcttttcacTGCCCAAAAGTTTGACCccatttgatgaaattttgtacagagttagcttacatcccgaggacgtacacaggcaactttttatcctggaaaatcaaaaagttcccataaGATACTTAAAGGCCCATGAGTTTAACCAATTCAATATGGAATTTGGaacagaggtaacttgcatcccagaaaaggaaagagttcccatggcatttttgaaaactctgaatccacacagacaaagttgcaggcatctaGTAACTAATCTTTGAAACAAGCCTGTAAAAAAAACTGAACTGGTAACCAGCACCTCTCAGAGGTTCAAAGATCACACAAAATGGTCTTATGGTTGTTTTTAGACATCTCagttaattattttcaaatgcTAAAGGGTGTTCAAATCAACTAATTAGTATATTTGATCCTTTTCTTCTATCTGCGATCAGTCCTTGAACTATAAACAGATTTGGGGTTTTTGAATGAATTTAGCTATTTGTAACATTCAATCTCTTTCCAGAGTCTATCAGTAGCCCGACCGCTAGTGTCGGTGTACTCGGAGAAGAGTGAGAAAGTAGCGGATGTGTCCGTGCCTCTGCCGTTCGTGTTCAAGGCGCCCATCCGCCCGGACCTCGTGAACGATGTACATGTCTCCATGTCCAAGAACGCAAGACAGCCCTACTGCGTCAACAAGGAGGCTGGTGAGTGATTCTCTGAGGATCTTTAGCTGAAATGTGTGTACAGTACTCTCTCTATATAGTcgttattcctcattactgagggtcgtgacccctttccattaatcccaTAATGGTTGGAGTTCTCttaggataataatgcggtgggttcccagtaCAGTACTGGGTGTTACAGTTCTACTTGTAAGGTAGGCcaatgtacagtcaaaggccgtaagtcgtttagcaccttaatgatcatattcgcgtggcacggttatgcacatgcattaggtgtgtgtggcgtgttcaTAGAAAAAGGAATAAGTGCAACAGGTGTTCGGTGCAATAGTTCTGTGGAACTGCTATTCGATTTCTGAGGCCTGCTGTACCTgtgcagaaatcttatttttgtatGGCGCGAACATATTTCTTATATTGGCAACAAAGCAcactggatgtctgcattagttaataagtatattaattatattaactaacataaaataagtttcttactaacatacattacattataattttagttactaacatagattaagataactaactaacataatattgtgggcctttgttgcttgaataaataaagatattattattattatatttcagcCGATCATAGTACGCGTCTGTTCGCTATTGGTAGTTGCCTGCGCGCACTGTTTCATATGCGTAAAGTCTTAGGGTAAAGCCACATGCACTAAATGTCCACATTCAACACATTTGCCATGGTGTTGAGTGTTACTGCGAATCAGTGCTACATTACTGTAACGATAAGGCGTTCTGGGTCTCTCTTGTGATTGGCACGGGTGCAAATTTGTTACTACAAGATAATTTTCAGGCTATGAAAATTATTCTAGGCAAAGTGATTAAAAGGTctgggcaatgtgattaaattatattatttatgctTCATAATGTATTTGCAATGGGCAAAGTGATAAATACCAAAGTCTGGGCAATTTGATTGAGTATTGTGATTGGCGAGGCTGCAGATTTGttactacaatattatttctacataatctatactaataaataaaattggagtgtctgtctgtaatttcgaaataactaccgcatattaaggtcatatggttatttgaacgatactataactgaatcacacgtttttaaaatttttgtctgtctgtctgtctgtctgtctgtctgtctgtctgtttgaaaaggctaatcttgggaacggctgaaccgattttgacgggattttcacagacaagtagagaattgatcagggagtaacataggctacttttttaaccgactttcaaaaagggagttgtgtttttctacctatgtacaccgaaatctccgagatttctgaaccgatttgcgtcatttttttttaatcgatagaggaactttgcgacattgtttcattaaaaatttggagtccaactcctcaatcctgatgctgcaggggatctgaccaatccacgcgggcgaaactgcgggcatcagctagtgtattcATATAACATACAGTGACTGTAACATGAACCTGTGTCCATTGGTCCATAGGTCATCAAACGAGTGCTGAGTCATGGGGTACCGGTCGCGCCGTAGCGCGTATCCCGCGTGTCCGTGGTGGAGGTACCCATAGGTGAGATTAGTTccata
The Maniola jurtina chromosome 28, ilManJurt1.1, whole genome shotgun sequence DNA segment above includes these coding regions:
- the LOC123879585 gene encoding uncharacterized protein LOC123879585 encodes the protein MDNQKSDNPPASTNTISIPITQELHANPEEDETSITSREICAQRLDLPETQTDTMVPRIKLENEESLFNAGTSSIPPVLIKRLEAPITNQPLRISSLPSPMSLNMPLSNAPLPLFLQALAKLNESSLSLVMADKRINNPQLWFNTRNYSEITPPDSLISAPPSYSFVLRQMAVRRRPRLMGTFIPSPSYIQHTPPPNYATAFDIYVDNPLPPPPARVYNFGFTPMAIVCPECGYTGMTVVASKITLCTHLCACILCLLCCWICAPLPYLLRSCKDVYHYCRNCRNFLGMYCPTNPESAYP